The following proteins are co-located in the Solea solea chromosome 21, fSolSol10.1, whole genome shotgun sequence genome:
- the lgi1b gene encoding leucine-rich glioma-inactivated protein 1b, with the protein MGHPGRGWRARMLLVWVAAVSLVSAAEGRRVRQPRCPTGCICTKDNALCENVRSAPHTFPPDVVSLSFVKSGFSEITGGSFVHTPALQLLLFTANSFDLIDEDAFLGLPHLEYLFIENNKIASISPFAFRGLKTLIHLSLAYNNLETLPKDVFKGMEALTKVDLRGNNLICDCKLKWLVEWMHQTNATLDEIYCSGPAIHQGRRMNDLVPDSFDCITTEFVSYQSLKFESISVEAFTFGKDQYVVFPQPFAGTCSFLEWDHVEMTFRPYDTIESTSTVVCKPMAIDNHLFIIVAQLFGGSHIYKRDASANKFIKIQDIDILRIRKPNDVETFAVDGESFFVIADSSKAGSTTVYKWNGNGFYFHQSLHPWYRDTDVEYLEISNKAHLILSSSSQRPVVYQWNRSLKQFDRRTDIPDMEDVFSVRHFRINSELFICLTRFIGDSKVMRWDGAMFKEVQTFPSRGSMVFQPVSIGKWQYAILGSDYSLTQVFQWESERGQFIPVQELNIQAPRAFALVSIDDRVFLLASSFKGKTQIYEHLMIDLSN; encoded by the exons ATGGGACACCCAGGGAGAGGATGGAGGGCACGGATGCTCCTTGTGTGGGTCGCCGCTGTCAGCCTGGTGTCAGCAGCGGAGGGACGGAGGGTGAGGCAGCCCAGATGTCCGACTGGATGCATCTGCACCAAAGATAACGCTCTGTGTGAGAATGTCCGATCCGCGCCACACACTTTCCCCCCGGATGTCGTCTCACT ATCTTTTGTCAAGTCTGGATTCAGTGAGATCACCGGAGGGAGCTTTGTTCACACGCCTGCCCTGCAACTgct GTTGTTTACAGCAAACTCATTTGACCTCATAGATGAGGATGCCTTTCTGGGTTTACCACATCTTGAATATCT AtttattgaaaacaacaaaattgcATCCATATCCCCATTCGCTTTCCGGGGCCTTAAAACACTGATACATCT GAGTCTGGCTTACAACAATCTCGAGACACTGCCCAAGGATGTCTTCAAAGGCATGGAAGCGTTGACCAAAGT GGACCTGCGAGGCAACAACCTGATATGTGACTGCAAGCTCAAGTGGCTGGTAGAGTGGATGCACCAAACCAATGCCACCCTGGATGAGATCTACTGCAGCGGTCCAGCCATTCACCAGGGGAGGAGGATGAATGACCTGGTGCCAGACTCTTTTGACTGCATCACAACAG AGTTTGTCTCCTATCAGTCGCTGAAGTTCGAGTCCATTTCGGTGGAGGCCTTCACCTTTGGTAAAGATCAGTATGTTGTTTTCCCCCAACCGTTTGCTGGGACATGCAGCTTCCTGGAATGGGATCATGTTGAGATGACCTTCAGACCTTATGACACCATtgaaa GCACCTCGACCGTCGTCTGCAAGCCCATGGCGATCGACAACCACCTGTTCATCATCGTGGCCCAGTTGTTCGGCGGCTCGCACATTTACAAGCGCGACGCCTCCGCCAACAAGTTCATCAAGATCCAGGACATCGACATCCTGAGGATCCGCAAGCCCAACGACGTCGAGACCTTCGCGGTCGACGGAGAGTCGTTCTTTGTCATCGCCGACAGCTCTAAG GCCGGCTCCACAACCGTGTACAAATGGAACGGCAACGGCTTCTACTTCCACCAGTCACTCCACCCGTGGTACCGGGACACAGATGTAGAATATTTGGAGATTTCCAACAAAGCCCACCTGATCCTGTCCAGCAGCTCCCAGAGGCCTGTGGTGTACCAGTGGAACAGGAGCCTGAAACAGTTCGACCGCAGGACCGACATACCGGACATGGAGGACGTCTTCTCTGTCAGACACTTTAGGATCAATA GTGAGCTGTTTATATGCTTAACAAGATTCATCGGCGACTCCAAGGTGATGCGCTGGGACGGTGCCATGTTCAAGGAGGTCCAGACGTTTCCCTCTCGCGGCTCCATGGTGTTCCAGCCCGTCTCCATCGGCAAATGGCAGTATGCCATCTTGGGCAGCGATTACTCGCTGACACAGGTCTTCCAATGGGAGTCAGAGAGGGGCCAGTTTATCCCAGTTCAGGAGCTGAATATCCAGGCACCTCGGGCATTCGCGCTGGTCTCCATCGATGACCGCGTGTTCCTGCTCGCGTCCAGCTTCAAGGGGAAAACTCAGATTTATGAACACCTCATGATTGATTTGAGTAATTAA